In Kitasatospora gansuensis, a genomic segment contains:
- a CDS encoding carbohydrate ABC transporter permease gives MSTSIDKTGTVPAQRSVKPRPPVKEARFGDGGGVLNVFSHGFLAIWAVMIIFPLAWVVLGSFKTDSQINTSAWSWPTEWSFKNFGTAWEKGIGGYFANTLIVLAGSLTLTMLLGAMAAYVLARYEFKGNRPIYFLFVAGAMFPVYLALVPLFFMVRNLGEISPYLGLNSYAGLILVYTAYSLPFTVFFLHSFFRTLPTAIHEAAMLDGCSHSRAFFRVMVPMAKPGLISVGIFNVLGQWNQYILPVTLMQPTSAGEADHSMLAQGLVNLALQSGYKSDAPALFAGMTIAMLPVLVVYLSFQRQVQSGLTSATLK, from the coding sequence ATGAGTACCAGCATCGACAAGACCGGGACCGTTCCCGCCCAACGCTCCGTCAAGCCCCGGCCGCCGGTCAAGGAGGCCCGCTTCGGCGACGGCGGCGGTGTGCTGAACGTGTTCTCGCACGGCTTCCTGGCCATCTGGGCCGTGATGATCATCTTCCCGCTGGCCTGGGTGGTGCTCGGGTCGTTCAAGACCGACTCCCAGATCAACACCAGTGCCTGGAGCTGGCCCACCGAGTGGAGCTTCAAGAACTTCGGCACCGCCTGGGAGAAGGGCATCGGCGGCTACTTCGCCAACACCCTGATCGTGCTCGCGGGTTCGCTCACCCTGACCATGCTGCTCGGTGCGATGGCGGCCTACGTGCTGGCCCGCTACGAGTTCAAGGGCAACCGGCCGATCTACTTCCTGTTCGTCGCGGGCGCGATGTTCCCCGTCTACCTCGCGCTCGTCCCGCTGTTCTTCATGGTCCGCAACCTCGGTGAGATCAGCCCCTACCTCGGTCTGAACAGCTACGCGGGCCTGATCCTGGTGTACACGGCGTACTCGCTGCCGTTCACCGTGTTCTTCCTGCACTCGTTCTTCCGCACCCTGCCGACCGCGATCCACGAGGCGGCCATGCTGGACGGCTGCTCGCACTCGCGGGCGTTCTTCCGGGTGATGGTGCCGATGGCCAAGCCCGGCCTGATCAGCGTCGGCATCTTCAACGTGCTCGGGCAGTGGAACCAGTACATCCTGCCGGTCACCCTGATGCAGCCGACCTCGGCCGGCGAGGCCGACCACTCGATGCTGGCCCAGGGTCTGGTCAACCTCGCCCTGCAGTCCGGCTACAAGAGCGACGCCCCGGCGCTGTTCGCGGGCATGACCATCGCGATGCTGCCGGTGCTGGTGGTGTACCTGTCCTTCCAGCGTCAGGTGCAGTCGGGTCTGACCTCGGCCACCCTGAAGTAG
- the pepN gene encoding aminopeptidase N: protein MPGKNLSREEAQQRAAILSVDSYRVHLDLTSAVDPTAATFRSTTTIAFRSAEAGAASFADLLAPQVRSVTLNGRQLDPAEVFDGTRVALAELAAQNLLVVEADCAYSRTGEGLHRFVDPVDGETYLYTHFEPADSRRVFANFEQPDLKAPFTFTVTAPAAWDVYANGVHTAITEDGTARVWEFAPTQPISTYLTAVVAGPYHVERDHYSRKLADGSTLEIPLAATCRKSLSKHFDADEIFTVTKQGLDFFHTEFDYPYPFGKYDQCFVPEYNIGAMENPGCVTFREEFVFRSKVTEAAYEGRANVILHEMAHMWFGDLVTMKWWDDLWLKESFADFMGSYGLIGAGTKYKAAWITFANRRKAWAYRQDQFPTTHPITADIRDLEDAKLNFDGITYAKGASVLKQLVAYVGAEAFFEGARHYFKRHAFGNTVLGDLLGALEGTSGRDLTSWAAAWLQTSGVNSLTPQLTVDADGRITEFAVLQDGGTLRPHRIAIGCYDRDADGALVRTERVELDVDGARTVVPELAGKPRPALVLLNDDDLTYCKIRFDDHSLETLREGLGDITEPLSRALAWSAAWNLTRDGLMPTRDYLDLVDRFAGPESDIGVLQSLHQQAKGALDLYAAPEHRAAGARQLAACALRELRAAEPGSDHQLAWARFLALTAHEAEHLQLVEGLLAGTARIDGLVVDQELRWALWLALAATGRATPEQLRGELELDNTASGRQHLTQSLAALPTPGAKATAWASVVDSDELPNALVEAQIAGFAQPGQRELTAGYADTYFEVIEAVWAQRSIEIAMRIVGGFFPRFQTDPATLAAADAWLTEHQGAAPALRRLVLECRDDLARALRAQAVDQA from the coding sequence GTGCCGGGCAAGAACCTGAGCCGCGAGGAAGCCCAGCAGCGGGCCGCCATCCTCTCGGTGGACAGCTACCGCGTCCACCTCGACCTCACCTCGGCCGTCGATCCGACGGCCGCCACCTTCCGGTCGACCACCACCATCGCCTTCCGCTCCGCCGAGGCAGGAGCGGCGAGCTTCGCCGACCTGCTGGCCCCGCAGGTCAGGTCCGTCACCCTGAACGGGCGTCAGCTGGACCCGGCCGAGGTCTTCGACGGCACCCGGGTGGCGCTGGCCGAGCTGGCCGCGCAGAACCTGCTGGTGGTCGAGGCGGACTGCGCCTACAGCCGCACCGGCGAGGGCCTGCACCGCTTCGTCGACCCGGTGGACGGCGAGACCTACCTCTACACGCACTTCGAACCGGCCGACTCCCGGCGGGTGTTCGCCAACTTCGAGCAGCCCGATCTGAAGGCCCCGTTCACCTTCACGGTGACCGCCCCGGCCGCCTGGGACGTGTACGCCAACGGGGTGCACACCGCGATCACCGAGGACGGCACCGCCCGGGTCTGGGAGTTCGCGCCGACGCAGCCGATCTCCACCTACCTGACCGCCGTGGTGGCCGGCCCGTACCACGTCGAACGCGACCACTACAGCCGGAAGCTGGCCGACGGCTCGACGCTGGAGATCCCGCTCGCGGCGACCTGCCGCAAGTCGCTGTCGAAGCACTTCGACGCCGACGAGATCTTCACCGTCACCAAGCAGGGCCTGGACTTCTTCCACACCGAGTTCGACTACCCGTACCCGTTCGGCAAGTACGACCAGTGCTTCGTCCCCGAGTACAACATCGGCGCGATGGAGAACCCGGGCTGCGTCACCTTCCGCGAGGAGTTCGTCTTCCGCTCGAAGGTCACCGAGGCCGCGTACGAGGGCCGGGCCAACGTCATCCTGCACGAGATGGCGCACATGTGGTTCGGCGACCTGGTCACCATGAAGTGGTGGGACGACCTCTGGCTGAAGGAGTCGTTCGCCGACTTCATGGGCTCGTACGGGCTGATCGGCGCGGGCACCAAGTACAAGGCGGCCTGGATCACCTTCGCCAACCGGCGCAAGGCCTGGGCGTACCGGCAGGACCAGTTCCCCACCACCCACCCGATCACGGCCGACATCCGTGACCTGGAGGACGCCAAGCTCAACTTCGACGGCATCACCTACGCCAAGGGCGCCTCGGTGCTCAAGCAGCTGGTGGCGTACGTCGGCGCGGAGGCGTTCTTCGAGGGTGCCCGGCACTACTTCAAGCGGCACGCCTTCGGCAACACCGTGCTCGGCGACCTGCTCGGCGCGCTGGAGGGCACCAGCGGACGGGACCTCACCTCCTGGGCCGCCGCCTGGCTGCAGACCTCCGGGGTCAACTCGCTCACCCCGCAGCTCACCGTGGACGCCGACGGCCGGATCACCGAGTTCGCGGTGCTCCAGGACGGCGGGACGCTGCGCCCGCACCGGATCGCGATCGGCTGCTACGACCGGGACGCCGACGGCGCGCTGGTGCGCACCGAGCGGGTCGAGCTGGACGTGGACGGCGCCCGCACCGTGGTGCCCGAGCTGGCCGGCAAGCCGCGCCCGGCGCTGGTGCTGCTGAACGACGACGACCTGACGTACTGCAAGATCCGGTTCGACGACCACTCGCTGGAGACGCTGCGCGAGGGCCTCGGCGACATCACCGAACCGCTGTCCCGCGCGCTGGCCTGGTCCGCCGCCTGGAACCTGACCCGGGACGGGCTGATGCCCACCCGGGACTACCTCGACCTGGTGGACCGGTTCGCCGGCCCGGAGTCGGACATCGGGGTGCTGCAGTCGCTGCACCAGCAGGCCAAGGGCGCGCTCGACCTGTACGCCGCGCCGGAGCACCGGGCGGCGGGCGCACGGCAGTTGGCCGCCTGCGCGCTGCGCGAGCTGCGCGCCGCCGAGCCGGGCAGCGACCACCAGCTGGCCTGGGCCCGGTTCCTGGCGCTGACCGCGCACGAGGCCGAGCACCTCCAGCTGGTCGAGGGCCTGCTGGCCGGCACCGCCCGGATCGACGGTCTGGTGGTGGACCAGGAGCTGCGCTGGGCGCTCTGGCTGGCGCTCGCCGCCACCGGGCGGGCGACACCCGAGCAGCTGCGCGGCGAGCTGGAGCTGGACAACACCGCGAGCGGGCGTCAGCACCTGACGCAGAGTCTGGCCGCGCTGCCCACCCCCGGTGCCAAGGCCACCGCCTGGGCCTCCGTGGTGGACTCCGACGAGCTGCCGAACGCGCTGGTGGAGGCCCAGATCGCGGGCTTCGCCCAGCCCGGCCAGCGCGAGCTGACCGCCGGCTACGCCGACACCTACTTCGAGGTCATCGAGGCGGTCTGGGCCCAGCGGTCGATCGAGATCGCGATGCGGATCGTCGGCGGCTTCTTCCCGCGGTTCCAGACCGACCCGGCCACCCTGGCCGCCGCCGACGCCTGGCTGACGGAGCACCAGGGCGCCGCGCCCGCGCTGCGCCGCCTGGTGCTGGAGTGCCGGGACGACCTGGCCCGCGCGCTGCGCGCGCAGGCGGTCGACCAGGCCTGA